A region from the Bacteroidota bacterium genome encodes:
- the trpD gene encoding anthranilate phosphoribosyltransferase has product MKKVLEKLFAHETLSHQQAGDTIARIAAGEGNESQVAAFMTVYLMRPVTPEELSGFRSALLELCMRVDLPNENTIDLCGTGGDGKNTFNISTTTSFVVAGAGGKVIKHGNYGVSSVSGSSNVLEQLGYKFPNDNDVLKRSLDQSGVCFLHAPLFHPALKRVGPIRKELGIKTFFNMLGPLVNPAKPSHRVNGVFSMELARTYHYIAQHSNEKYVILHSLDGYDELSLTGNAKIFRNNGEEILFPISFGMEKLLPSDLLGGATPAAASEIFMNVLENKATVAQKNVVIANAALALECLGIEKDRSAAVEKAKEAIDSGRAKRSFQKFINVK; this is encoded by the coding sequence ATGAAAAAAGTACTGGAAAAACTCTTCGCGCACGAAACACTCTCGCACCAGCAGGCGGGCGACACGATCGCGCGCATAGCGGCAGGCGAAGGAAATGAATCGCAGGTTGCGGCGTTCATGACGGTTTATCTCATGCGCCCTGTGACGCCCGAAGAACTCAGTGGATTCCGTTCTGCATTGCTGGAATTGTGCATGCGTGTCGATCTGCCCAATGAAAATACGATCGATCTGTGTGGCACAGGCGGTGACGGAAAAAATACTTTTAATATTTCTACCACTACTTCGTTTGTTGTCGCCGGCGCCGGAGGAAAAGTGATCAAGCATGGCAACTATGGAGTTTCTTCCGTGAGCGGTTCTTCGAATGTGCTGGAACAATTAGGATACAAATTCCCGAATGACAATGATGTGCTGAAAAGATCACTCGACCAAAGCGGAGTTTGCTTTCTGCACGCACCGCTTTTTCATCCCGCGTTGAAGCGTGTTGGGCCCATCAGGAAAGAACTCGGTATCAAAACATTTTTCAATATGCTCGGGCCGTTGGTGAATCCGGCAAAACCTTCGCATCGTGTGAATGGAGTTTTCAGTATGGAACTGGCGCGTACTTATCATTACATCGCGCAACATTCCAATGAGAAATATGTGATCCTGCATTCGCTCGACGGTTATGACGAATTATCATTGACAGGAAATGCAAAGATATTCCGGAATAACGGGGAGGAAATTCTTTTCCCGATTTCATTCGGAATGGAAAAACTTCTGCCTTCCGATTTACTCGGAGGAGCAACCCCGGCAGCGGCTTCGGAAATTTTCATGAATGTGCTGGAGAATAAAGCAACTGTTGCGCAAAAAAATGTTGTCATTGCCAATGCGGCGCTTGCTTTGGAATGCCTGGGAATTGAAAAGGACAGGAGCGCTGCTGTTGAAAAAGCAAAAGAGGCCATCGATTCCGGCAGGGCAAAAAGATCGTTTCAGAAATTCATCAATGTAAAATGA
- a CDS encoding aminodeoxychorismate/anthranilate synthase component II: MKILVFDNYDSFTYNLVHLVEKITGELPDVFRNDKVSMEKIGEYDKIILSPGPGIPAEAGLLLPLIKEYAGKKNILGVCLGHQAIAEAMGAKLINLEKVFHGVATEIRKEKNSGFLFEGIPDAFKAGRYHSWVVDEKTLPEEIFVTARDENGQVMALQHKTKKIAGVQFHPESIMTEFGEELMRNFMEN; the protein is encoded by the coding sequence ATGAAAATTCTTGTTTTCGATAATTACGATTCATTCACTTACAATCTTGTTCATCTCGTGGAGAAGATCACCGGCGAATTACCCGATGTTTTCCGCAATGACAAGGTGAGCATGGAAAAGATCGGTGAATATGATAAGATCATTCTTTCGCCCGGGCCCGGAATTCCTGCTGAAGCAGGATTACTGCTCCCGCTGATTAAAGAATATGCCGGGAAGAAAAATATTCTCGGCGTTTGTCTCGGCCACCAGGCCATAGCGGAAGCAATGGGCGCGAAACTCATCAATCTCGAAAAAGTTTTTCATGGTGTGGCAACCGAGATTCGCAAAGAAAAAAATTCCGGTTTTCTCTTCGAGGGAATTCCTGATGCATTCAAAGCAGGGCGCTATCATTCGTGGGTAGTGGATGAAAAAACTCTGCCGGAAGAAATTTTCGTTACAGCGAGAGATGAGAACGGACAGGTCATGGCATTGCAGCACAAAACAAAAAAAATTGCAGGCGTGCAGTTTCACCCCGAATCAATCATGACAGAATTCGGCGAAGAACTGATGCGGAATTTTATGGAGAACTGA
- a CDS encoding chorismate-binding protein — MNLKDISDSQPGKINLEPETLNPELKRGSIPVRITVKTILADTVTPVSMYLRLRDQFPGAVLLESADNAEGRNSRSFIAIDPVAEVKGEKEEIKIEIPSCNFHSAQKAGRGIPQILEQFISAFKPEENIPDGVVTGLIGYLGYDAIPFLEDVKFRKRNSQGEIPFLRYTLYRTIIEFDHLRHRIHLIEQLLPGDESDLSAIENSLQQHSVPKYRFHADAGERCSISEKDFLQATETAKKNCATGNIFQVVLSRKFSRKFSGDEFNVYRSLRAVNPSPYLFFADYGDYRIFGSSPEAQLQITNSKIPKSGILRATIHPIAGTFHRTGDAVADEKLEKELVADPKENAEHIMLVDLARNDLSRHARNVSVDSLREVHRYSHVIHLVSKVSGELNANANIFRVLGDTFPAGTLSGAPKIRSMQIIDELEPEARGFYGGCIGLIGFDGTMNTAIMIRSFLSKNGELHYQAGAGITINSVPEKELREIDHKLEALRQAIQSAEKISK; from the coding sequence ATGAATCTTAAAGACATTTCTGATTCACAACCCGGGAAGATTAACCTTGAACCCGAAACCTTGAACCCCGAACTCAAAAGAGGAAGCATTCCCGTGCGCATCACCGTGAAAACAATCCTCGCTGACACCGTTACGCCTGTGAGCATGTACTTGCGCCTGCGCGATCAGTTTCCCGGTGCCGTTCTTCTCGAGAGCGCCGATAATGCAGAAGGAAGAAACAGCCGCTCTTTCATTGCCATTGATCCGGTTGCTGAAGTCAAAGGAGAAAAAGAAGAAATAAAAATTGAAATTCCTTCCTGCAATTTCCATTCTGCACAAAAAGCAGGCAGAGGTATTCCGCAGATCCTTGAACAATTCATCAGCGCGTTTAAACCCGAAGAAAATATTCCGGATGGCGTGGTCACCGGGCTGATCGGTTATCTCGGTTACGATGCAATACCTTTTCTCGAAGATGTAAAATTCCGCAAACGGAACTCACAGGGAGAAATTCCTTTTCTGCGTTACACACTTTACCGCACCATCATTGAATTCGATCACCTGCGCCACCGCATTCATCTCATCGAACAATTGTTGCCGGGCGATGAAAGCGATCTTTCTGCAATAGAAAATTCGCTGCAGCAACATTCCGTTCCCAAATATCGTTTCCATGCCGATGCTGGTGAACGTTGTTCCATCAGCGAAAAAGATTTTCTGCAGGCGACGGAAACAGCGAAGAAAAATTGTGCGACAGGAAATATTTTTCAGGTCGTACTCTCAAGAAAATTCTCCCGGAAATTTTCAGGCGATGAATTCAATGTGTACCGGTCACTGCGTGCGGTAAATCCATCTCCGTATTTATTTTTCGCCGATTATGGCGACTACCGCATTTTCGGTTCATCTCCCGAAGCACAATTACAAATAACAAATTCCAAAATTCCAAAATCCGGAATTCTAAGAGCAACAATTCACCCGATTGCAGGAACATTCCACCGCACCGGCGATGCTGTTGCAGATGAAAAACTGGAAAAAGAACTCGTCGCGGATCCGAAAGAAAATGCAGAACACATCATGCTCGTCGATCTTGCGCGGAACGATCTTAGTCGTCATGCACGCAATGTGAGTGTAGATTCGTTGCGCGAAGTTCACCGTTATTCACACGTCATTCATCTCGTTTCAAAAGTGAGTGGTGAACTGAATGCAAATGCAAATATTTTCCGTGTGCTTGGCGATACATTTCCTGCGGGAACATTATCAGGCGCTCCGAAAATAAGATCCATGCAGATCATCGATGAACTGGAACCTGAGGCAAGAGGATTTTACGGCGGCTGTATCGGGTTGATCGGTTTTGACGGAACGATGAACACAGCGATCATGATCCGTTCTTTCCTCAGCAAAAATGGCGAACTTCATTACCAGGCGGGAGCAGGCATCACCATTAATTCTGTTCCTGAAAAAGAATTGCGCGAGATCGATCATAAATTAGAAGCGTTACGCCAGGCCATTCAGTCAGCAGAAAAAATCTCAAAATAA
- a CDS encoding lipase family protein gives MRKIVLLLLLPLLLISAAAKARHLQPGFDAMEFRKMFSISGYQLDTAKWKNTWMPYPTGYDLAYRSPVSGLDNRWDLWRAKDSVDVISVRGTTAEFDSWLENFYAGMIPAQGKLTLENGKTFDYKLAEDSNAYVHIGWTIGMAELAPDIVEKINSEYKNGVKDFVIVGHSQGGVISFLLTSYLYYEKGKSIPADITFKTYGSAAPKPGNQFYAYDFDFITKGAWAFRVVNSADWVPECPFTIQTLQDLSKGSAFENVDLLLGNAPWPSKPVARRLVHKMNHAAKRARKKFIKYLGKRSGFVVRKKMSAFPKYNYVTSFAYATCGVPIILRPDAHYHELYPDDGKSIFRHHGYGPYLYLLNLDYPVK, from the coding sequence ATGAGAAAAATTGTACTGCTTTTATTACTGCCGCTTTTGCTGATCTCTGCTGCTGCCAAAGCGCGACATCTGCAACCCGGATTTGATGCGATGGAATTCCGGAAAATGTTTTCTATTTCGGGTTACCAGCTCGATACGGCGAAGTGGAAAAACACCTGGATGCCGTATCCAACGGGATATGATCTTGCGTATCGTTCGCCGGTGAGCGGGCTTGATAATCGCTGGGACTTGTGGAGAGCGAAAGATTCGGTTGATGTGATCAGTGTGCGCGGTACAACAGCGGAATTCGATTCATGGCTGGAAAATTTTTATGCGGGAATGATCCCGGCGCAGGGAAAATTAACGCTGGAGAACGGAAAAACTTTTGATTACAAACTTGCGGAGGATTCAAATGCATACGTGCACATTGGCTGGACCATAGGCATGGCGGAACTTGCGCCCGATATTGTAGAAAAAATAAATTCGGAATATAAAAATGGCGTGAAAGATTTTGTGATCGTGGGCCACAGCCAGGGCGGAGTGATCTCATTTTTGCTGACTTCTTATTTGTATTATGAAAAAGGAAAAAGCATTCCGGCTGATATTACATTTAAAACTTACGGAAGCGCTGCGCCTAAACCGGGCAACCAGTTTTACGCTTACGATTTTGATTTCATTACGAAAGGGGCCTGGGCTTTTCGTGTTGTGAATTCGGCGGATTGGGTTCCGGAATGTCCGTTCACTATTCAAACGCTTCAGGATCTGAGCAAGGGAAGCGCTTTTGAAAATGTGGATTTGCTATTGGGGAATGCGCCCTGGCCTTCGAAACCTGTTGCGCGGCGACTCGTTCATAAAATGAATCATGCGGCGAAACGCGCGCGGAAAAAATTCATAAAATATCTCGGGAAGCGTTCGGGGTTTGTGGTGCGCAAAAAAATGAGTGCGTTTCCTAAGTACAACTATGTAACGAGTTTCGCTTATGCAACATGCGGCGTTCCGATAATTTTACGGCCAGATGCACATTACCACGAATTATATCCCGACGATGGAAAAAGTATTTTCAGGCATCATGGTTACGGGCCGTACCTGTACTTGCTGAACCTGGATTACCCGGTTAAATGA
- a CDS encoding helix-turn-helix transcriptional regulator, producing MAKTNDPTHKFLAAVGARIRYYRNKKGLSLITLGDQIGLDKGNMHHIESGKNITIETLLKIAVFVGVNPAKLVDTNTTVRVKDVERLIVKSNRRKPKRKKAAKKKSSRKK from the coding sequence ATGGCTAAAACAAATGACCCTACCCACAAATTCCTCGCTGCTGTTGGCGCCAGGATTCGCTATTACCGTAACAAAAAAGGACTTTCCCTGATCACCCTCGGCGATCAGATAGGCCTTGATAAAGGAAATATGCATCACATCGAATCGGGAAAGAACATTACCATTGAAACCCTCCTTAAAATAGCGGTGTTCGTTGGGGTGAATCCTGCCAAACTTGTTGACACCAACACCACAGTGCGAGTGAAAGATGTGGAACGCCTCATTGTGAAAAGCAATCGCAGGAAACCCAAAAGGAAAAAAGCCGCGAAGAAAAAATCTTCAAGAAAAAAATAA
- the hisB gene encoding bifunctional histidinol-phosphatase/imidazoleglycerol-phosphate dehydratase HisB, producing MKKKKILFIDRDGTMIGEPPGTFQIDSFSKLRFLPGVIQNLRKIVAEFDYELVMVTNQDGLGTDSFPENTFWPVQDFIMQTMSSEKIGFHNVFIDRSFPEEKKSTRKPGTAMLTQYMNGDFDLANSFVIGDRLTDVKLAENLGCRCIFYRNYDSADGWENKISKVVSDWDEIYSFLKVISNLKSQIPNDSARIIVHERKTNETKISVELNLDGTGKAEISTGLAFFDHMLEQLARHGNLDLKISAKGDLHIDEHHTIEDTAITLGEAFAKALGDKRGIERYGFLLPMDDCLAQVAIDFGGRPWIEWSAVFTREKIGEMPTEMFFHFFKSFSDAAKCNLNIKAEGTNEHHKIESIFKAFAKAIRMAVKREGNSLPSTKGVL from the coding sequence ATGAAAAAGAAAAAAATATTATTCATTGACCGCGACGGAACCATGATAGGGGAACCGCCCGGTACTTTCCAGATCGATAGTTTTTCCAAACTGCGTTTTCTTCCCGGTGTTATTCAAAATCTACGGAAGATAGTAGCTGAATTCGATTATGAATTGGTGATGGTGACCAACCAGGACGGATTGGGAACAGATTCATTTCCGGAAAATACGTTTTGGCCCGTGCAGGATTTTATTATGCAAACCATGTCGTCGGAGAAGATTGGTTTTCACAATGTATTTATTGACCGGAGTTTTCCGGAAGAAAAAAAATCTACGCGCAAACCGGGCACGGCCATGCTCACTCAATACATGAATGGAGATTTTGATCTTGCCAATTCTTTTGTGATCGGCGATCGTCTTACGGATGTGAAACTGGCTGAGAATCTCGGCTGCCGGTGTATTTTTTACCGCAACTATGATTCTGCGGATGGATGGGAAAATAAAATTTCAAAGGTGGTTTCGGATTGGGATGAGATCTATTCCTTTCTCAAAGTAATCTCAAATCTCAAATCTCAAATTCCAAATGATTCCGCCAGGATTATTGTTCATGAGAGAAAGACAAACGAAACAAAAATTTCAGTCGAATTAAATCTCGATGGAACCGGCAAAGCAGAAATTTCTACCGGCCTCGCATTCTTCGATCACATGCTGGAACAACTGGCACGTCACGGAAATCTCGATCTGAAAATTTCAGCGAAAGGAGATCTGCACATTGATGAACACCACACGATTGAAGACACTGCTATTACTCTTGGAGAAGCATTTGCAAAAGCGCTCGGCGATAAACGCGGAATAGAGCGTTACGGATTTTTATTGCCGATGGATGATTGCCTCGCGCAGGTCGCGATTGATTTCGGCGGAAGGCCATGGATAGAATGGAGTGCAGTATTCACAAGAGAAAAAATAGGAGAGATGCCGACGGAAATGTTTTTTCATTTTTTCAAATCGTTCAGCGATGCTGCAAAATGTAATTTGAATATTAAAGCCGAAGGAACAAATGAACATCACAAAATAGAATCCATCTTCAAAGCATTTGCAAAAGCAATCAGGATGGCTGTGAAGCGCGAAGGAAATTCTTTGCCGAGTACGAAGGGCGTTTTGTAG
- the hisC gene encoding histidinol-phosphate transaminase: MFNLENLLRENIKKLTPYSSARDEFNGDAEIFLDANENSFGSPADRNYNRYPDPLQKKLKEKISGIKGVPAKNIFLGNGSDEAIDLLFRAFCNPGIDNVIITPPTYGMYEVSANVNDVFVKKIPLTENFQPDIESISEVVDERTKIIFLCSPNNPSGNSLLREQVEIILNNFHGIVVVDEAYINYSKQKSFIGELTEYPNLVVMQTLSKAWGLAGLRLGMLFASKEIIDVLNKIKPPYNVNAATQEIALKALDNIEQVNAWIKETVSEREKLVVELSKLRFVKKIFPSDANFLLVKMNDPEKIYDQLVSAGIIVRDRSKVTLCEGCLRITVGTPQQNLKLVNELKNNPR; encoded by the coding sequence ATGTTTAACTTAGAAAACCTCCTCCGGGAGAACATAAAAAAATTAACTCCGTATTCCTCTGCCCGCGATGAGTTCAACGGAGATGCAGAAATATTTCTCGATGCAAATGAAAATTCATTCGGTTCTCCTGCCGATAGGAATTATAACCGTTACCCTGATCCGCTCCAGAAAAAACTTAAAGAAAAAATAAGCGGTATAAAAGGAGTGCCTGCAAAAAATATTTTTCTCGGGAATGGTAGTGATGAAGCGATCGATCTTTTGTTCCGCGCATTCTGCAATCCGGGAATTGATAACGTGATCATCACTCCGCCAACGTATGGTATGTATGAAGTGAGTGCGAATGTCAATGATGTTTTTGTAAAAAAAATTCCATTGACAGAAAATTTTCAACCCGACATTGAAAGCATTTCTGAAGTGGTGGATGAGCGAACGAAAATTATTTTTCTCTGTTCGCCGAATAATCCTTCCGGGAATTCACTCCTTCGCGAACAGGTCGAGATCATTCTTAATAATTTTCACGGAATTGTGGTGGTGGATGAAGCGTACATCAATTATTCAAAACAGAAAAGTTTCATTGGCGAATTGACCGAATATCCGAATCTCGTGGTGATGCAGACACTTTCAAAAGCATGGGGACTCGCCGGATTGCGACTTGGAATGCTCTTCGCTTCGAAAGAAATTATCGATGTGCTGAATAAGATAAAACCACCGTACAATGTGAATGCGGCCACGCAGGAAATTGCTTTGAAAGCGCTCGACAATATTGAGCAGGTGAATGCGTGGATAAAAGAAACAGTGAGTGAAAGAGAAAAATTAGTGGTAGAACTGAGTAAACTCAGGTTTGTAAAAAAAATATTTCCTTCCGATGCGAATTTCTTATTGGTGAAAATGAATGATCCTGAAAAAATTTATGATCAACTTGTTTCTGCCGGAATAATTGTCCGCGACCGTTCGAAAGTAACTTTGTGTGAAGGATGTTTGCGGATAACAGTGGGAACACCGCAACAGAATCTGAAATTAGTGAATGAATTGAAAAATAATCCGCGCTGA
- the hisD gene encoding histidinol dehydrogenase, protein MNVIEYTDLNMLREKLRRPAADVSQLEEKVAAIMRDVRTRGDDALRAYTEKFDGFAVKEFSVTEKEMGNAGKNISVELKNAIELAKQNIEKFHSLQKTPIVEVETMNGVKCWRKNVAIEKVGLYIPGGTAPLFSTVLMLAIPAKLAGCKEIILCTPPSENARLLARAITDGNDEVGQGMIHPAILFAAQICGVKNIFKVGGAQAIAAMAYGTGTIPRVDKIFGPGNSFVTCAKQLVSKEGIAIDIPAGPSELAVLADETVPAEFIAADLLSQAEHGTDSQVMVVSKNKMVLDNVRNEIEKQLEVLPRKKIADEALKKSFAILVKDETEAMDILNDYAPEHLILACADARALAERVVNAGSVFIGAWSPESAGDYASGTNHTLPTNGHARAWSGVSLDSFVKKITFQELSQEGLKNIGPAVEIMAEAEGLFAHKNAITLRLKKLRDALRPRSVREG, encoded by the coding sequence ATGAATGTCATTGAATATACAGACCTGAATATGTTGAGAGAAAAACTCAGGCGGCCGGCTGCTGATGTTTCTCAACTGGAAGAAAAAGTTGCAGCTATCATGCGTGATGTGCGCACGCGCGGAGATGATGCGTTGCGCGCGTACACGGAAAAATTCGATGGCTTTGCTGTGAAAGAATTTTCCGTTACGGAAAAAGAGATGGGAAATGCCGGAAAAAATATTTCGGTTGAATTGAAAAATGCAATTGAGCTTGCAAAACAAAATATTGAAAAATTTCATTCTCTTCAGAAAACTCCGATAGTGGAAGTGGAAACCATGAATGGCGTGAAGTGCTGGAGAAAAAATGTGGCCATTGAAAAAGTGGGACTTTATATTCCGGGAGGAACGGCTCCTTTGTTCTCGACTGTCCTCATGTTGGCGATCCCTGCGAAACTCGCCGGCTGCAAAGAAATTATTCTGTGCACTCCTCCGTCGGAAAATGCCCGCCTGCTTGCCCGTGCCATTACGGACGGGAATGACGAAGTCGGGCAGGGAATGATTCATCCTGCTATTCTTTTCGCTGCACAGATCTGTGGTGTGAAAAATATTTTTAAAGTTGGCGGAGCGCAGGCGATAGCAGCGATGGCTTATGGAACAGGAACGATTCCGCGTGTAGATAAAATTTTCGGGCCGGGAAATTCTTTCGTTACTTGTGCGAAGCAACTGGTTTCGAAAGAAGGAATTGCCATTGACATTCCCGCCGGGCCTTCAGAACTTGCCGTGCTTGCAGATGAAACTGTTCCGGCAGAATTTATTGCTGCTGATTTGCTCTCGCAGGCAGAACACGGAACTGATAGCCAGGTGATGGTAGTTTCAAAAAATAAAATGGTTCTCGATAATGTGAGAAATGAAATTGAAAAACAACTGGAAGTTCTTCCCCGGAAAAAAATTGCAGATGAAGCGCTGAAAAAAAGTTTTGCAATTCTCGTGAAAGATGAAACTGAAGCGATGGATATTTTAAACGATTATGCCCCTGAGCATTTGATCCTTGCTTGTGCTGATGCGCGCGCGCTTGCAGAACGCGTAGTGAACGCAGGATCTGTTTTCATAGGTGCATGGTCGCCCGAGAGCGCGGGCGATTACGCGTCGGGCACTAATCACACCTTACCCACGAACGGACACGCGCGTGCGTGGAGCGGAGTTTCGCTCGATAGTTTTGTGAAAAAAATAACCTTCCAGGAATTATCGCAGGAAGGATTGAAAAATATCGGCCCTGCTGTAGAAATTATGGCAGAAGCCGAAGGACTTTTCGCTCACAAAAATGCAATAACATTAAGACTGAAAAAATTGCGTGATGCACTTCGGCCTCGCTCTGTGCGTGAGGGATAG
- a CDS encoding ATP phosphoribosyltransferase: MRKLRIAIQKSGRLYDDSIRLLKECGIEFSNGLNPPDGRAGKLKTEAQNFPLEVFFLRDDDIPEYVAEGVADIGIVGENVLVEANSDVKIVERLGFGKCRLSIAIPKGDQYASVKDLRGKRIATTYKNVLEKFLKKKKVVAEIHEISGSVEIAPGIGLADAVCDIVSSGSTLFMNGLKEVETVFKSEAVLIGNKKLSNEQKAIIGRLLFRIRAVRKAKKNKYVLLNAPNDKLEKIIQLIPGMKSPTVLPLAEKGWSSVHSVLEEEVFWDVIEKLKAEGAQGILVVPIEKMVI, translated from the coding sequence ATGAGAAAACTCAGAATTGCCATTCAGAAATCAGGACGACTTTATGATGATTCCATCCGCCTTTTAAAAGAATGCGGAATAGAATTCAGTAACGGGCTGAACCCGCCTGACGGACGGGCAGGCAAACTGAAAACAGAAGCACAGAATTTTCCGCTGGAAGTTTTTTTCCTGCGCGATGATGATATTCCCGAATATGTCGCGGAAGGTGTTGCGGATATCGGTATTGTCGGTGAAAATGTTTTGGTGGAAGCAAACAGCGATGTGAAAATTGTAGAACGACTCGGTTTCGGAAAATGCAGATTATCCATTGCTATTCCGAAAGGAGATCAATATGCTTCGGTGAAAGATTTGCGCGGCAAAAGAATTGCTACCACCTATAAGAATGTACTGGAAAAATTTCTGAAGAAGAAAAAAGTCGTTGCGGAAATTCACGAGATAAGCGGTTCGGTGGAGATCGCACCCGGAATTGGTTTGGCCGACGCAGTATGCGACATTGTAAGTTCCGGCAGTACACTTTTCATGAATGGTTTGAAAGAAGTGGAAACTGTTTTCAAAAGTGAAGCGGTTCTTATCGGAAATAAAAAATTATCCAATGAGCAGAAAGCCATCATCGGCCGTTTGCTTTTCCGCATACGTGCAGTGAGAAAAGCAAAGAAGAATAAATATGTTTTGCTCAATGCGCCGAATGATAAACTGGAGAAAATTATTCAACTCATTCCCGGAATGAAAAGTCCGACCGTTCTTCCGCTTGCCGAAAAAGGATGGAGCTCCGTTCATTCCGTACTTGAAGAAGAAGTATTCTGGGATGTGATCGAAAAACTGAAAGCAGAAGGCGCGCAGGGAATTTTGGTGGTCCCTATTGAGAAGATGGTTATCTAA